Proteins co-encoded in one Malus sylvestris chromosome 9, drMalSylv7.2, whole genome shotgun sequence genomic window:
- the LOC126583392 gene encoding putative cyclin-D6-1 isoform X2, whose protein sequence is MDFDLENPLTISHDFQPETITSLFAIESDHMPSDTYLQSLKARNFDISIRREAIASISQQPKPWLIKLLAMSCISLASKMKKSEFSLLDVQGDGGIIFDTQTIQRMELLILGALKWRMRSITPFSFMSFVISLFKLEDPPLLHALKARATQIIFKSQKDIELLVFKPSIIAASAVLSASDELLPMQFPCFKKALSNCSYVNKENMLQCYSAMQDIVVDGFDSVLERVCSSFVTPANVLDHTFSSSAESGKTTVTSISTLRLERDLKRRKNSEYCKDHRLQISHKHFQSHKRC, encoded by the exons ATGGATTTCGACCTCGAAAACCCACTTACAATTTCCCATGACTTCCAGCCTGAAACAATCACTTCCTTGTTTGCCATTGAATCTGATCACATGCCATCAGATACTTACTTGCAAAGCCTGAAAGCCCGCAACTTTGACATCTCCATTCGAAGGGAAGCCATAGCTTCCATCTCACAG CAACCAAAGCCATGGCTCATAAAGCTTCTTGCAATGTCCTGCATTTCTTTAGCTTCCAAGATGAAGAAATCAGAATTCTCTCTCCTTGATGTTCAg GGTGATGGAGGCATCATTTTCGACACACAAACGATTCAAAGGATGGAATTACTGATTTTGGGAGCTCTAAAATGGAGAATGCGTTCCATTACACCCTTCTCATTTATGTCATTTGTCATTTCTTTGTTCAAACTAGAAGACCCGCCATTGCTACATGCTCTCAAAGCTAGAGCCACCcaaatcatcttcaaatctcaaAAGG ATATTGAGCTTTTGGTGTTCAAGCCATCAATAATTGCTGCCTCTGCTGTCCTCTCTGCTTCTGACGAGTTACTCCCTATGCAATTCCCCTGCTTTAAAAAAGCACTATCCAACTGTTCATATGTAAATAag GAAAACATGTTGCAATGCTATAGTGCAATGCAGGACATTGTGGTTGATGGGTTCGATTCAGTGCTAGAGAGGGTGTGCAGCTCGTTCGTCACACCAGCCAATGTGCTAGACCATACTTTTTCAAGCTCTGCAGAAAGTGGAAAAACCACAGTCACAAGCATTAGCACGTTGAGACTGGAGAGGGACTTGAAGAGGAGAAAAAATAGTGAATACTGTAAAGATCACAGGCTCCAGATTTCTCACAAGCATTTCCAAAGTCACAAGCGCTGCTGA
- the LOC126583392 gene encoding putative cyclin-D6-1 isoform X1: protein MDFDLENPLTISHDFQPETITSLFAIESDHMPSDTYLQSLKARNFDISIRREAIASISQLCCNSDDLLLYLAVNYLDRFLSCQGVLQPKPWLIKLLAMSCISLASKMKKSEFSLLDVQGDGGIIFDTQTIQRMELLILGALKWRMRSITPFSFMSFVISLFKLEDPPLLHALKARATQIIFKSQKDIELLVFKPSIIAASAVLSASDELLPMQFPCFKKALSNCSYVNKENMLQCYSAMQDIVVDGFDSVLERVCSSFVTPANVLDHTFSSSAESGKTTVTSISTLRLERDLKRRKNSEYCKDHRLQISHKHFQSHKRC from the exons ATGGATTTCGACCTCGAAAACCCACTTACAATTTCCCATGACTTCCAGCCTGAAACAATCACTTCCTTGTTTGCCATTGAATCTGATCACATGCCATCAGATACTTACTTGCAAAGCCTGAAAGCCCGCAACTTTGACATCTCCATTCGAAGGGAAGCCATAGCTTCCATCTCACAG CTTTGTTGCAACTCTGATGACCTTTTACTGTACCTTGCTGTAAATTATCTCGATCGGTTCTTGTCCTGCCAAGGAGTGCTG CAACCAAAGCCATGGCTCATAAAGCTTCTTGCAATGTCCTGCATTTCTTTAGCTTCCAAGATGAAGAAATCAGAATTCTCTCTCCTTGATGTTCAg GGTGATGGAGGCATCATTTTCGACACACAAACGATTCAAAGGATGGAATTACTGATTTTGGGAGCTCTAAAATGGAGAATGCGTTCCATTACACCCTTCTCATTTATGTCATTTGTCATTTCTTTGTTCAAACTAGAAGACCCGCCATTGCTACATGCTCTCAAAGCTAGAGCCACCcaaatcatcttcaaatctcaaAAGG ATATTGAGCTTTTGGTGTTCAAGCCATCAATAATTGCTGCCTCTGCTGTCCTCTCTGCTTCTGACGAGTTACTCCCTATGCAATTCCCCTGCTTTAAAAAAGCACTATCCAACTGTTCATATGTAAATAag GAAAACATGTTGCAATGCTATAGTGCAATGCAGGACATTGTGGTTGATGGGTTCGATTCAGTGCTAGAGAGGGTGTGCAGCTCGTTCGTCACACCAGCCAATGTGCTAGACCATACTTTTTCAAGCTCTGCAGAAAGTGGAAAAACCACAGTCACAAGCATTAGCACGTTGAGACTGGAGAGGGACTTGAAGAGGAGAAAAAATAGTGAATACTGTAAAGATCACAGGCTCCAGATTTCTCACAAGCATTTCCAAAGTCACAAGCGCTGCTGA